One region of Vitis vinifera cultivar Pinot Noir 40024 chromosome 1, ASM3070453v1 genomic DNA includes:
- the LOC104879181 gene encoding uncharacterized protein LOC104879181 isoform X1, which yields MIESVGILEGEVIRRCGSEVLLKDDRGVIRMLISIYNAAGMGTKVQCKSYLPGYYSMRDLNEDSNSGGWPLYYGDKTLTNGQYYNGFLPRAIADAYTGYDKDVLKQTMLEHEAIFKDQVHELHRLYRKQRNLMDEIKRKELHKQRVPVETSLSSSPLSSQMPSEEARKWHIPGFPLINSVCASPSVSGTENSHHPLSFIKGNSSPAGPVQFQNGGCSKDCEVLESRPTKLRRKMFNLQLPADEYIDTEEGEQFGNNKVPDDYPPNENCKIAPESGIKLFLGSDRKTCRQEDVSKSNFCLRSTNALADLNEPVQAEEAKDPASVDFLGRPTCHGETQDQELSAKPKSEFLDFPKGSLQNSHHGSDNGTLNNLYGQSKGNGREWLPYMLEAGHGKSNPKSNSQGLQPEKLPRPSQPGQVMLNKAHEPPAFLLTDQNKGDMWRERTSSGLEISEKSQGLSNYNHAEQAVSSHLPSQCQFVFSSDLAKSWSHSVSSWEKMSSGLSQKSMSIQTQPFLTSPTTLSKSLQSSAQSHGIFGHKWHLDSNSRSNPGFGSEVANRNGFYHGSSSGSKELPIGFTSIGFDYLNCTNGDSAVSGHLIEGSAKYSKGSNCMDVKSAKDMNLNMVLSNSSSNDAVPRQGLEIIDGEKKHEDYMPALPWLRAKACKNEASNVCGGSDKMESSFFQSSLSLLCDKNKAEKGPSQNLSQNVTSAAYACDVEAKEIEISDCPRNRKILGFPVFEKPHVSNNESYSLTSPSASLLYSSEGQDIENNWKNRALDINLPCDLAVPDLGKQTPAEVLIIEKGAHSNVACVRSHIDLNSCITEDDASMTPVPSTNVKIALEIDLEAPVVPETEEDVLSGLESIGKQHDSPVQSLPHKDDGLLDEFARIAAEAIVAISSSGNCSDLESPTHYLSEAPLKDSSLHWFVEVISSCADDLDSKFGSVLRGKDYVDNEEPGGIDYFEAMTLKLIETNVDEYLPEPVVPENSKVEETGTALVPNRTRKGQARRGRQRRDFQRDILPGLASLSRHEVTEDLQTFGGLMRATGHPWHSGLARRNGTRNGGARGRRRSVVSPNTEVAITTDVAITTVCSPLVQQLTNIEMGLEDRSLTGWGKTTRRPRRQRCPTGNLPPPLT from the exons ATGATTGAATCTGTGGGGATTCTTGAAGGAGAGGTGATAAGAAGATGTGGGTCTGag GTACTTTTAAAAGATGATAGAGGGGTAATAAGGATGCTGATTTCCATATACAATGCAG CAGGTATGGGAACAAAGGTGCAGTGTAAAAGCTATTTGCCAGGATATTACTCCATGAGGGATCTTAATGAGGATTCTAACAGTGGTGGCTGGCCCCTTTATTATGGAGATAAAACATTGACAAATGGGCAATATTACAATGGGTTCCTGCCAAGGGCCATTGCAGATGCATATACTGGGTATGATAAGGATGTACTAAAGCAAACAATGCTTGAGCATGAGGCCATATTCAAAGATCAG GTCCATGAGCTCCACCGCCTTTACAGAAAACAAAGAAACTTGATGgatgaaattaaaagaaaggaaCTGCATAAGCAGAGGGTACCTGTTGAGACATCATTGTCATCAAGCCCCTTATCATCTCAAATGCCATCTGAAGAAGCTCGAAAATGGCATATCCCTGGCTTCCCATTGATAAATTCTGTTTGTGCTAGTCCATCTGTTTCAGGCACTGAGAACAGTCATCACCCTTTGAGTTTTATAAAAGGGAACAGTTCACCAGCTGGTCCTGTTCAATTCCAAAACGGAGGTTGTTCAAAGGATTGTGAGGTGCTGGAGTCCAGGCCCACAAAGCTTAGGAGAAAAATGTTCAATCTTCAACTTCCTGCTGATGAATACATCGATACTGAAGAAGGGGAACAGTTTGGTAACAATAAAGTGCCTGATGATTATCCTCCTAATGAAAATTGTAAGATTGCTCCAGAAAGTGGGATAAAGCTGTTTCTTGGCAGTGATAGGAAGACTTGTCGACAAGAAGATGTTTCgaaatctaatttttgtttaagGAGCACAAATGCGTTGGCTGACCTGAATGAGCCTGTTCAGGCTGAAGAAGCAAAAGATCCTGCTTCTGTTGATTTTCTAGGCCGTCCCACCTGCCATGGGGAAACTCAAGATCAGGAACTGTCTGCTAAGCCCAAGTCAGAGTTTCTAGATTTTCCAAAGGGAAGTTTACAGAACTCCCATCATGGAAGTGACAATGGGACTTTGAACAATCTATATGGGCAGAGCAAAGGAAATGGGAGGGAGTGGTTGCCCTATATGCTGGAAGCAG GGCACGGTAAAAGTAACCCAAAATCTAATTCACAAGGTCTCCAACCAGAAAAGTTGCCTAGACCTTCCCAGCCAGGACAAGTTATGCTTAACAAGGCCCATGAGCCTCCAGCATTTCTTCTCACTGATCAAAACAAGGGAGATATGTGGAGGGAAAGGACATCGTCTGGTTTAGAAATCTCTGAGAAAAGTCAAGGTCTCTCAAATTATAACCATGCAGAACAGGCTGTCTCTTCTCATTTGCCCAGTCAATGTCAATTTGTCTTTTCCTCTGATTTGGCCAAGTCTTGGTCTCATTCAGTTTCATCGTGGGAAAAGATGAGCAGTGGCCTCAGTCAGAAGTCAATGTCAATTCAAACACAGCCGTTTTTAACTTCACCCACTACCCTGAGTAAGAGTTTGCAGTCATCAGCCCAGAGTCATGGGATTTTTGGACACAAGTGGCATCTTGACAGCAATTCCAGGTCAAACCCTGGTTTTGGAAGTGAAGTAGCTAACCGAAATGGATTTTACCATGGGTCCTCATCTGGGTCCAAGGAACTACCAATTGGTTTTACATCAATTGGCTTTGACTATTTGAACTGCACTAATGGTGATAGTGCAGTCTCTGGACACTTAATTGAAGGTTCTGCAAAGTACTCCAAGGGTTCCAATTGCATGGATGTGAAGTCTGCAAAAGATATGAACTTGAATATGGTGCTTTCAAACAGTTCATCCAATGATGCAGTTCCCCGGCAAGGTCTTGAAATCATAGATGGGGAAAAGAAGCATGAAGACTACATGCCAGCACTGCCTTGGCTCAGAGCTAAAGCTTGTAAGAATGAGGCCTCCAATGTGTGTGGTGGTTCAGACAAGATGGAATCAAGTTTTTTTCAGTCTTCTCTTAGTCTGTTGTGTGACAAAAATAAAGCTGAAAAGGGTCCTAGTCAAAATCTGTCTCAGAATGTTACATCAGCTGCCTATGCCTGTGATGTTGAGGCCAAGGAGATTGAGATAAGTGACTGCCCAAGGAATAGAAAAATTCTTGGCTTTCCTGTTTTTGAGAAGCCTCATGTTTCTAACAATGAGTCTTATTCGCTTACCTCCCCCTCTGCATCCCTTCTTTACTCATCTGAAGGTCAGgacattgaaaataattggaaaaacAGAGCACTTGATATTAACTTGCCTTGTGATCTTGCAGTTCCTGACTTGGGCAAGCAGACTCCTGCAGAAGTTCTGATTATAGAGAAGGGAGCACATTCTAATGTTGCCTGTGTTAGAAGTCACATCGATTTGAATTCTTGTATAACTGAGGATGATGCTTCAATGACTCCTGTTCCAAGCACCAATGTGAAGATTGCTTTGGAGATAGATCTGGAAGCCCCTGTAGTTCCTGAAACCGAGGAAGATGTTCTTTCTGGGTTGGAATCTATAGGAAAGCAGCATGATTCACCTGTACAATCACTGCCACACAAAGATGATGGCCTTCTGGATGAATTTGCCAGAATAGCAGCAGAAGCAATTGTTGCCATCTCATCATCTGGCAACTGCAGTGACCTGGAGAGCCCCACTCACTACCTCTCGGAAGCTCCTTTGAAGGACTCCTCCCTCCACTGGTTTGTGGAGGTAATTTCTTCTTGTGCAGATGATCTTGATAGCAAGTTCGGTTCAGTTTTGAGGGGCAAAGATTATGTAGATAATGAGGAACCCGGTGGAATTGATTATTTTGAGGCAATGACATTGAAATTGATAGAGACCAATGTAGATGAATACTTGCCTGAGCCTGTAGTTCCAGAAAACTCAAAAGTGGAAGAAACTGGAACTGCTTTAGTGCCAAATCGAACCCGAAAGGGGCAAGCTAGGAGAGGGAGGCAGAGGAGGGACTTTCAAAGGGACATCCTTCCTGGCCTTGCTTCTCTTTCAAGACACGAGGTCACAGAAGATCTTCAGACATTTGGGGGGTTGATGAGAGCCACTGGACACCCTTGGCATTCAGGATTGGCTAGAAGAAACGGCACTAGAAATGGGGGCGCAAGGGGCAGGCGGAGGTCAGTGGTCAGCCCCAACACCGAGGTGGCCATTACCACAGACGTGGCCATTACCACAGTGTGCAGTCCATTGGTGCAGCAGCTTACTAATATTGAAATGGGACTGGAGGATAGAAGCCTAACAGGGTGGGGGAAGACCACTAGACGGCCCCGTCGTCAAAGATGCCCTACAGGTAACCTTCCACCCCCTTTAACTTAA
- the LOC104879181 gene encoding uncharacterized protein LOC104879181 isoform X2, translating into MIESVGILEGEVIRRCGSEVLLKDDRGVIRMLISIYNAGMGTKVQCKSYLPGYYSMRDLNEDSNSGGWPLYYGDKTLTNGQYYNGFLPRAIADAYTGYDKDVLKQTMLEHEAIFKDQVHELHRLYRKQRNLMDEIKRKELHKQRVPVETSLSSSPLSSQMPSEEARKWHIPGFPLINSVCASPSVSGTENSHHPLSFIKGNSSPAGPVQFQNGGCSKDCEVLESRPTKLRRKMFNLQLPADEYIDTEEGEQFGNNKVPDDYPPNENCKIAPESGIKLFLGSDRKTCRQEDVSKSNFCLRSTNALADLNEPVQAEEAKDPASVDFLGRPTCHGETQDQELSAKPKSEFLDFPKGSLQNSHHGSDNGTLNNLYGQSKGNGREWLPYMLEAGHGKSNPKSNSQGLQPEKLPRPSQPGQVMLNKAHEPPAFLLTDQNKGDMWRERTSSGLEISEKSQGLSNYNHAEQAVSSHLPSQCQFVFSSDLAKSWSHSVSSWEKMSSGLSQKSMSIQTQPFLTSPTTLSKSLQSSAQSHGIFGHKWHLDSNSRSNPGFGSEVANRNGFYHGSSSGSKELPIGFTSIGFDYLNCTNGDSAVSGHLIEGSAKYSKGSNCMDVKSAKDMNLNMVLSNSSSNDAVPRQGLEIIDGEKKHEDYMPALPWLRAKACKNEASNVCGGSDKMESSFFQSSLSLLCDKNKAEKGPSQNLSQNVTSAAYACDVEAKEIEISDCPRNRKILGFPVFEKPHVSNNESYSLTSPSASLLYSSEGQDIENNWKNRALDINLPCDLAVPDLGKQTPAEVLIIEKGAHSNVACVRSHIDLNSCITEDDASMTPVPSTNVKIALEIDLEAPVVPETEEDVLSGLESIGKQHDSPVQSLPHKDDGLLDEFARIAAEAIVAISSSGNCSDLESPTHYLSEAPLKDSSLHWFVEVISSCADDLDSKFGSVLRGKDYVDNEEPGGIDYFEAMTLKLIETNVDEYLPEPVVPENSKVEETGTALVPNRTRKGQARRGRQRRDFQRDILPGLASLSRHEVTEDLQTFGGLMRATGHPWHSGLARRNGTRNGGARGRRRSVVSPNTEVAITTDVAITTVCSPLVQQLTNIEMGLEDRSLTGWGKTTRRPRRQRCPTGNLPPPLT; encoded by the exons ATGATTGAATCTGTGGGGATTCTTGAAGGAGAGGTGATAAGAAGATGTGGGTCTGag GTACTTTTAAAAGATGATAGAGGGGTAATAAGGATGCTGATTTCCATATACAATGCAG GTATGGGAACAAAGGTGCAGTGTAAAAGCTATTTGCCAGGATATTACTCCATGAGGGATCTTAATGAGGATTCTAACAGTGGTGGCTGGCCCCTTTATTATGGAGATAAAACATTGACAAATGGGCAATATTACAATGGGTTCCTGCCAAGGGCCATTGCAGATGCATATACTGGGTATGATAAGGATGTACTAAAGCAAACAATGCTTGAGCATGAGGCCATATTCAAAGATCAG GTCCATGAGCTCCACCGCCTTTACAGAAAACAAAGAAACTTGATGgatgaaattaaaagaaaggaaCTGCATAAGCAGAGGGTACCTGTTGAGACATCATTGTCATCAAGCCCCTTATCATCTCAAATGCCATCTGAAGAAGCTCGAAAATGGCATATCCCTGGCTTCCCATTGATAAATTCTGTTTGTGCTAGTCCATCTGTTTCAGGCACTGAGAACAGTCATCACCCTTTGAGTTTTATAAAAGGGAACAGTTCACCAGCTGGTCCTGTTCAATTCCAAAACGGAGGTTGTTCAAAGGATTGTGAGGTGCTGGAGTCCAGGCCCACAAAGCTTAGGAGAAAAATGTTCAATCTTCAACTTCCTGCTGATGAATACATCGATACTGAAGAAGGGGAACAGTTTGGTAACAATAAAGTGCCTGATGATTATCCTCCTAATGAAAATTGTAAGATTGCTCCAGAAAGTGGGATAAAGCTGTTTCTTGGCAGTGATAGGAAGACTTGTCGACAAGAAGATGTTTCgaaatctaatttttgtttaagGAGCACAAATGCGTTGGCTGACCTGAATGAGCCTGTTCAGGCTGAAGAAGCAAAAGATCCTGCTTCTGTTGATTTTCTAGGCCGTCCCACCTGCCATGGGGAAACTCAAGATCAGGAACTGTCTGCTAAGCCCAAGTCAGAGTTTCTAGATTTTCCAAAGGGAAGTTTACAGAACTCCCATCATGGAAGTGACAATGGGACTTTGAACAATCTATATGGGCAGAGCAAAGGAAATGGGAGGGAGTGGTTGCCCTATATGCTGGAAGCAG GGCACGGTAAAAGTAACCCAAAATCTAATTCACAAGGTCTCCAACCAGAAAAGTTGCCTAGACCTTCCCAGCCAGGACAAGTTATGCTTAACAAGGCCCATGAGCCTCCAGCATTTCTTCTCACTGATCAAAACAAGGGAGATATGTGGAGGGAAAGGACATCGTCTGGTTTAGAAATCTCTGAGAAAAGTCAAGGTCTCTCAAATTATAACCATGCAGAACAGGCTGTCTCTTCTCATTTGCCCAGTCAATGTCAATTTGTCTTTTCCTCTGATTTGGCCAAGTCTTGGTCTCATTCAGTTTCATCGTGGGAAAAGATGAGCAGTGGCCTCAGTCAGAAGTCAATGTCAATTCAAACACAGCCGTTTTTAACTTCACCCACTACCCTGAGTAAGAGTTTGCAGTCATCAGCCCAGAGTCATGGGATTTTTGGACACAAGTGGCATCTTGACAGCAATTCCAGGTCAAACCCTGGTTTTGGAAGTGAAGTAGCTAACCGAAATGGATTTTACCATGGGTCCTCATCTGGGTCCAAGGAACTACCAATTGGTTTTACATCAATTGGCTTTGACTATTTGAACTGCACTAATGGTGATAGTGCAGTCTCTGGACACTTAATTGAAGGTTCTGCAAAGTACTCCAAGGGTTCCAATTGCATGGATGTGAAGTCTGCAAAAGATATGAACTTGAATATGGTGCTTTCAAACAGTTCATCCAATGATGCAGTTCCCCGGCAAGGTCTTGAAATCATAGATGGGGAAAAGAAGCATGAAGACTACATGCCAGCACTGCCTTGGCTCAGAGCTAAAGCTTGTAAGAATGAGGCCTCCAATGTGTGTGGTGGTTCAGACAAGATGGAATCAAGTTTTTTTCAGTCTTCTCTTAGTCTGTTGTGTGACAAAAATAAAGCTGAAAAGGGTCCTAGTCAAAATCTGTCTCAGAATGTTACATCAGCTGCCTATGCCTGTGATGTTGAGGCCAAGGAGATTGAGATAAGTGACTGCCCAAGGAATAGAAAAATTCTTGGCTTTCCTGTTTTTGAGAAGCCTCATGTTTCTAACAATGAGTCTTATTCGCTTACCTCCCCCTCTGCATCCCTTCTTTACTCATCTGAAGGTCAGgacattgaaaataattggaaaaacAGAGCACTTGATATTAACTTGCCTTGTGATCTTGCAGTTCCTGACTTGGGCAAGCAGACTCCTGCAGAAGTTCTGATTATAGAGAAGGGAGCACATTCTAATGTTGCCTGTGTTAGAAGTCACATCGATTTGAATTCTTGTATAACTGAGGATGATGCTTCAATGACTCCTGTTCCAAGCACCAATGTGAAGATTGCTTTGGAGATAGATCTGGAAGCCCCTGTAGTTCCTGAAACCGAGGAAGATGTTCTTTCTGGGTTGGAATCTATAGGAAAGCAGCATGATTCACCTGTACAATCACTGCCACACAAAGATGATGGCCTTCTGGATGAATTTGCCAGAATAGCAGCAGAAGCAATTGTTGCCATCTCATCATCTGGCAACTGCAGTGACCTGGAGAGCCCCACTCACTACCTCTCGGAAGCTCCTTTGAAGGACTCCTCCCTCCACTGGTTTGTGGAGGTAATTTCTTCTTGTGCAGATGATCTTGATAGCAAGTTCGGTTCAGTTTTGAGGGGCAAAGATTATGTAGATAATGAGGAACCCGGTGGAATTGATTATTTTGAGGCAATGACATTGAAATTGATAGAGACCAATGTAGATGAATACTTGCCTGAGCCTGTAGTTCCAGAAAACTCAAAAGTGGAAGAAACTGGAACTGCTTTAGTGCCAAATCGAACCCGAAAGGGGCAAGCTAGGAGAGGGAGGCAGAGGAGGGACTTTCAAAGGGACATCCTTCCTGGCCTTGCTTCTCTTTCAAGACACGAGGTCACAGAAGATCTTCAGACATTTGGGGGGTTGATGAGAGCCACTGGACACCCTTGGCATTCAGGATTGGCTAGAAGAAACGGCACTAGAAATGGGGGCGCAAGGGGCAGGCGGAGGTCAGTGGTCAGCCCCAACACCGAGGTGGCCATTACCACAGACGTGGCCATTACCACAGTGTGCAGTCCATTGGTGCAGCAGCTTACTAATATTGAAATGGGACTGGAGGATAGAAGCCTAACAGGGTGGGGGAAGACCACTAGACGGCCCCGTCGTCAAAGATGCCCTACAGGTAACCTTCCACCCCCTTTAACTTAA
- the LOC104879181 gene encoding uncharacterized protein LOC104879181 isoform X3, with translation MFKGMGTKVQCKSYLPGYYSMRDLNEDSNSGGWPLYYGDKTLTNGQYYNGFLPRAIADAYTGYDKDVLKQTMLEHEAIFKDQVHELHRLYRKQRNLMDEIKRKELHKQRVPVETSLSSSPLSSQMPSEEARKWHIPGFPLINSVCASPSVSGTENSHHPLSFIKGNSSPAGPVQFQNGGCSKDCEVLESRPTKLRRKMFNLQLPADEYIDTEEGEQFGNNKVPDDYPPNENCKIAPESGIKLFLGSDRKTCRQEDVSKSNFCLRSTNALADLNEPVQAEEAKDPASVDFLGRPTCHGETQDQELSAKPKSEFLDFPKGSLQNSHHGSDNGTLNNLYGQSKGNGREWLPYMLEAGHGKSNPKSNSQGLQPEKLPRPSQPGQVMLNKAHEPPAFLLTDQNKGDMWRERTSSGLEISEKSQGLSNYNHAEQAVSSHLPSQCQFVFSSDLAKSWSHSVSSWEKMSSGLSQKSMSIQTQPFLTSPTTLSKSLQSSAQSHGIFGHKWHLDSNSRSNPGFGSEVANRNGFYHGSSSGSKELPIGFTSIGFDYLNCTNGDSAVSGHLIEGSAKYSKGSNCMDVKSAKDMNLNMVLSNSSSNDAVPRQGLEIIDGEKKHEDYMPALPWLRAKACKNEASNVCGGSDKMESSFFQSSLSLLCDKNKAEKGPSQNLSQNVTSAAYACDVEAKEIEISDCPRNRKILGFPVFEKPHVSNNESYSLTSPSASLLYSSEGQDIENNWKNRALDINLPCDLAVPDLGKQTPAEVLIIEKGAHSNVACVRSHIDLNSCITEDDASMTPVPSTNVKIALEIDLEAPVVPETEEDVLSGLESIGKQHDSPVQSLPHKDDGLLDEFARIAAEAIVAISSSGNCSDLESPTHYLSEAPLKDSSLHWFVEVISSCADDLDSKFGSVLRGKDYVDNEEPGGIDYFEAMTLKLIETNVDEYLPEPVVPENSKVEETGTALVPNRTRKGQARRGRQRRDFQRDILPGLASLSRHEVTEDLQTFGGLMRATGHPWHSGLARRNGTRNGGARGRRRSVVSPNTEVAITTDVAITTVCSPLVQQLTNIEMGLEDRSLTGWGKTTRRPRRQRCPTGNLPPPLT, from the exons ATGTTTAAAG GTATGGGAACAAAGGTGCAGTGTAAAAGCTATTTGCCAGGATATTACTCCATGAGGGATCTTAATGAGGATTCTAACAGTGGTGGCTGGCCCCTTTATTATGGAGATAAAACATTGACAAATGGGCAATATTACAATGGGTTCCTGCCAAGGGCCATTGCAGATGCATATACTGGGTATGATAAGGATGTACTAAAGCAAACAATGCTTGAGCATGAGGCCATATTCAAAGATCAG GTCCATGAGCTCCACCGCCTTTACAGAAAACAAAGAAACTTGATGgatgaaattaaaagaaaggaaCTGCATAAGCAGAGGGTACCTGTTGAGACATCATTGTCATCAAGCCCCTTATCATCTCAAATGCCATCTGAAGAAGCTCGAAAATGGCATATCCCTGGCTTCCCATTGATAAATTCTGTTTGTGCTAGTCCATCTGTTTCAGGCACTGAGAACAGTCATCACCCTTTGAGTTTTATAAAAGGGAACAGTTCACCAGCTGGTCCTGTTCAATTCCAAAACGGAGGTTGTTCAAAGGATTGTGAGGTGCTGGAGTCCAGGCCCACAAAGCTTAGGAGAAAAATGTTCAATCTTCAACTTCCTGCTGATGAATACATCGATACTGAAGAAGGGGAACAGTTTGGTAACAATAAAGTGCCTGATGATTATCCTCCTAATGAAAATTGTAAGATTGCTCCAGAAAGTGGGATAAAGCTGTTTCTTGGCAGTGATAGGAAGACTTGTCGACAAGAAGATGTTTCgaaatctaatttttgtttaagGAGCACAAATGCGTTGGCTGACCTGAATGAGCCTGTTCAGGCTGAAGAAGCAAAAGATCCTGCTTCTGTTGATTTTCTAGGCCGTCCCACCTGCCATGGGGAAACTCAAGATCAGGAACTGTCTGCTAAGCCCAAGTCAGAGTTTCTAGATTTTCCAAAGGGAAGTTTACAGAACTCCCATCATGGAAGTGACAATGGGACTTTGAACAATCTATATGGGCAGAGCAAAGGAAATGGGAGGGAGTGGTTGCCCTATATGCTGGAAGCAG GGCACGGTAAAAGTAACCCAAAATCTAATTCACAAGGTCTCCAACCAGAAAAGTTGCCTAGACCTTCCCAGCCAGGACAAGTTATGCTTAACAAGGCCCATGAGCCTCCAGCATTTCTTCTCACTGATCAAAACAAGGGAGATATGTGGAGGGAAAGGACATCGTCTGGTTTAGAAATCTCTGAGAAAAGTCAAGGTCTCTCAAATTATAACCATGCAGAACAGGCTGTCTCTTCTCATTTGCCCAGTCAATGTCAATTTGTCTTTTCCTCTGATTTGGCCAAGTCTTGGTCTCATTCAGTTTCATCGTGGGAAAAGATGAGCAGTGGCCTCAGTCAGAAGTCAATGTCAATTCAAACACAGCCGTTTTTAACTTCACCCACTACCCTGAGTAAGAGTTTGCAGTCATCAGCCCAGAGTCATGGGATTTTTGGACACAAGTGGCATCTTGACAGCAATTCCAGGTCAAACCCTGGTTTTGGAAGTGAAGTAGCTAACCGAAATGGATTTTACCATGGGTCCTCATCTGGGTCCAAGGAACTACCAATTGGTTTTACATCAATTGGCTTTGACTATTTGAACTGCACTAATGGTGATAGTGCAGTCTCTGGACACTTAATTGAAGGTTCTGCAAAGTACTCCAAGGGTTCCAATTGCATGGATGTGAAGTCTGCAAAAGATATGAACTTGAATATGGTGCTTTCAAACAGTTCATCCAATGATGCAGTTCCCCGGCAAGGTCTTGAAATCATAGATGGGGAAAAGAAGCATGAAGACTACATGCCAGCACTGCCTTGGCTCAGAGCTAAAGCTTGTAAGAATGAGGCCTCCAATGTGTGTGGTGGTTCAGACAAGATGGAATCAAGTTTTTTTCAGTCTTCTCTTAGTCTGTTGTGTGACAAAAATAAAGCTGAAAAGGGTCCTAGTCAAAATCTGTCTCAGAATGTTACATCAGCTGCCTATGCCTGTGATGTTGAGGCCAAGGAGATTGAGATAAGTGACTGCCCAAGGAATAGAAAAATTCTTGGCTTTCCTGTTTTTGAGAAGCCTCATGTTTCTAACAATGAGTCTTATTCGCTTACCTCCCCCTCTGCATCCCTTCTTTACTCATCTGAAGGTCAGgacattgaaaataattggaaaaacAGAGCACTTGATATTAACTTGCCTTGTGATCTTGCAGTTCCTGACTTGGGCAAGCAGACTCCTGCAGAAGTTCTGATTATAGAGAAGGGAGCACATTCTAATGTTGCCTGTGTTAGAAGTCACATCGATTTGAATTCTTGTATAACTGAGGATGATGCTTCAATGACTCCTGTTCCAAGCACCAATGTGAAGATTGCTTTGGAGATAGATCTGGAAGCCCCTGTAGTTCCTGAAACCGAGGAAGATGTTCTTTCTGGGTTGGAATCTATAGGAAAGCAGCATGATTCACCTGTACAATCACTGCCACACAAAGATGATGGCCTTCTGGATGAATTTGCCAGAATAGCAGCAGAAGCAATTGTTGCCATCTCATCATCTGGCAACTGCAGTGACCTGGAGAGCCCCACTCACTACCTCTCGGAAGCTCCTTTGAAGGACTCCTCCCTCCACTGGTTTGTGGAGGTAATTTCTTCTTGTGCAGATGATCTTGATAGCAAGTTCGGTTCAGTTTTGAGGGGCAAAGATTATGTAGATAATGAGGAACCCGGTGGAATTGATTATTTTGAGGCAATGACATTGAAATTGATAGAGACCAATGTAGATGAATACTTGCCTGAGCCTGTAGTTCCAGAAAACTCAAAAGTGGAAGAAACTGGAACTGCTTTAGTGCCAAATCGAACCCGAAAGGGGCAAGCTAGGAGAGGGAGGCAGAGGAGGGACTTTCAAAGGGACATCCTTCCTGGCCTTGCTTCTCTTTCAAGACACGAGGTCACAGAAGATCTTCAGACATTTGGGGGGTTGATGAGAGCCACTGGACACCCTTGGCATTCAGGATTGGCTAGAAGAAACGGCACTAGAAATGGGGGCGCAAGGGGCAGGCGGAGGTCAGTGGTCAGCCCCAACACCGAGGTGGCCATTACCACAGACGTGGCCATTACCACAGTGTGCAGTCCATTGGTGCAGCAGCTTACTAATATTGAAATGGGACTGGAGGATAGAAGCCTAACAGGGTGGGGGAAGACCACTAGACGGCCCCGTCGTCAAAGATGCCCTACAGGTAACCTTCCACCCCCTTTAACTTAA